A region from the Mariprofundus sp. NF genome encodes:
- a CDS encoding PP2C family protein-serine/threonine phosphatase, protein MGIFNKHFRNYLLYLWPLPLIFVLGQLVMRVNGNASDLGISFVLSLLDISVFTVLFCGAAWWSFQPLKTFLISRDNPEKHRRLIESVMADFPWRTLKAYTIAGWIFAFYLIIVISSVALMGEHLFTWRMFLALTLNFSFGAGVLAPALAVASSVVYSTRLRAKFAHQGLFVSELGSEHVERYLTSSQYRPWLVFLVTGFIPTLILGLFVYLSQEGQVAEEHFILAQAMVLLAMSITAGVILVGFISHILKQVTLSLKTGLHHLTEGQFSGRVPVLLDDEFGELARGLNTAMLGLQEREDLKDSLAIAAEIQQGLLPKHAPVIPYYKLEGFQQTCYSVGGDYFDYIELEDGRVWLMVADVSGKGYPAALTMANLQAMLRGLAAVDWPIEVAANYLNETLCDSMAAGRFVTLFMGKLQPETHSLVWMNAGHVPPLLANAEGIRPLEASSPPLGLMKGITYEVVRTELEPGDTLLAYTDGVTETSSRLGKEMFGEARLRTWLADHLEEPLDHYPTMLLDELNEYGRNEQDDDLTILCVRREK, encoded by the coding sequence ATGGGAATCTTCAATAAACATTTCCGCAACTATCTGCTCTATCTCTGGCCGCTGCCGCTGATTTTTGTGCTCGGGCAGTTGGTGATGCGGGTCAATGGTAACGCCTCGGATCTGGGCATCTCTTTTGTCTTGTCACTACTCGATATTTCAGTGTTTACCGTACTCTTTTGTGGTGCCGCATGGTGGTCCTTTCAGCCACTGAAAACATTCCTTATCTCGCGTGATAACCCGGAAAAACATCGGCGTCTGATCGAATCGGTGATGGCCGATTTTCCCTGGCGAACACTCAAAGCCTATACGATAGCCGGCTGGATTTTTGCCTTTTATCTGATCATTGTGATCAGTTCAGTGGCATTGATGGGAGAGCACCTCTTCACATGGCGGATGTTTCTCGCCCTGACCCTGAATTTTAGTTTCGGTGCCGGTGTGCTGGCTCCGGCCCTGGCAGTTGCAAGTTCGGTTGTTTACAGCACGCGCCTGCGGGCAAAGTTTGCCCATCAGGGTTTGTTTGTCTCTGAATTGGGCAGTGAACATGTGGAGCGCTATCTCACCTCATCGCAATATCGACCCTGGCTTGTTTTTCTGGTCACCGGCTTTATTCCAACGCTGATTCTCGGCCTGTTTGTTTATCTCTCGCAGGAGGGGCAGGTCGCGGAGGAACATTTCATTCTCGCCCAGGCGATGGTTCTGCTGGCCATGAGCATCACTGCCGGTGTGATTCTTGTTGGTTTTATCAGCCATATTCTCAAGCAGGTGACGCTGTCACTGAAAACCGGCCTTCATCACCTGACTGAAGGCCAGTTTAGCGGGCGGGTGCCGGTACTGCTCGATGATGAGTTTGGTGAGCTGGCCAGAGGTTTGAATACCGCCATGCTTGGTCTGCAGGAGCGTGAGGATCTGAAAGATTCACTGGCCATTGCAGCAGAGATTCAGCAGGGATTGCTACCCAAACATGCACCGGTTATTCCATATTACAAGCTGGAGGGGTTTCAGCAGACCTGTTATTCGGTCGGTGGCGACTATTTCGATTACATCGAGCTTGAGGATGGGCGTGTATGGCTGATGGTGGCTGATGTGTCCGGTAAGGGTTATCCGGCGGCATTGACCATGGCCAACCTGCAGGCGATGTTGCGCGGTCTGGCGGCTGTGGACTGGCCGATTGAGGTGGCAGCCAACTATCTCAATGAGACGCTCTGTGACTCCATGGCTGCCGGTCGTTTTGTGACCCTGTTTATGGGTAAATTGCAGCCCGAGACCCATTCGCTGGTCTGGATGAATGCCGGACATGTGCCGCCACTGCTGGCCAATGCTGAGGGAATCAGGCCGCTTGAGGCCTCTTCACCACCGCTGGGTTTGATGAAAGGCATCACCTATGAGGTAGTGCGAACCGAGCTTGAGCCGGGAGATACTTTGCTGGCCTATACCGATGGTGTCACCGAAACATCCAGTCGGCTTGGCAAAGAGATGTTTGGCGAGGCCCGGTTGAGGACGTGGTTAGCGGATCATCTGGAAGAACCGCTTGATCACTATCCAACCATGCTGTTGGATGAGTTAAACGAATATGGACGCAATGAGCAGGATGACGATTTGACCATCTTGTGCGTTAGACGGGAGAAGTGA